The genomic region ACCGACAGCATAAGCTGCACTAGCTTTACCAACATTTGATGTCGCTTGAGTGGCTTTTTGAGAGAGACGACGCGCTTGCGCATTCAAATCAGAAACTGATTCTGAAAGGTCTGCCACTGCGACAAACAAAGGATCAATTGTTGACACTTTACCATTGACATCTTCTACTAAAACATTGGCTTTAGCGAGGATTTCATTGGCTTGGTGAAGCGAGACATTCACATCACTAGTCAACACTTTAATCGTTTCTTTTGACTCCTCAATAGTCTCATTAACAACATCAACTGTTTTATATAGTTTAACACCAATTGGTATAAAAACGCCAACCATAACTGCAAAAGCGATGGCAAAAATTAACAAAGTTACTTCTAACATCTTATCTCCTATCTCCTAAGCACTTATTCCTGATAATAAGGAATGTTTTTTTGATTTCTTCTCCAAGCGACCA from Streptococcus lutetiensis harbors:
- a CDS encoding DUF948 domain-containing protein, translating into MLEVTLLIFAIAFAVMVGVFIPIGVKLYKTVDVVNETIEESKETIKVLTSDVNVSLHQANEILAKANVLVEDVNGKVSTIDPLFVAVADLSESVSDLNAQARRLSQKATQATSNVGKASAAYAVGKVASKLLKKEK